In a genomic window of Stakelama saccharophila:
- the rpoC gene encoding DNA-directed RNA polymerase subunit beta', which yields MNELTNFANPVAKPETFDQIQIGIASPERIRSWSFGEIKKPETINYRTFKPERDGLFCARIFGPIKDYECLCGKYKRMKYKGIVCEKCGVEVTVSKVRRERMGHIELAAPVAHIWFLKSLPSRIGLLLDMQLKQLERVLYFEAYIVIEPGLTPLEKFQLLTEDELLEAQDEYGEDAFSAGIGAEAVKQMLMELDLEAEREDLLKELSETKSELKPKKIIKRLKVVESFIESGNRPEWMILDIVPVIPPELRPLVPLDGGRFATSDLNDLYRRVINRNNRLKRLMELRAPDIIVRNEKRMLQESVDALFDNGRRGRTITGANKRPLKSLSDMLKGKQGRFRQNLLGKRVDYSGRSVIVTGPELKLHQCGLPKKMALELFKPFIYARLDAKGLSMTLKQAKKWVEKERKEVWDILDEVIREHPVLLNRAPTLHRLGIQAFEPVLIEGKAIQLHPLVCSAFNADFDGDQMAVHVPLSLEAQLEARVLMMSTNNILSPANGKPIIVPSQDMVLGLYYITMEKEGEPGEGMILSDIAEVHQALDSGAVTLHSKITARVPQTDEDGNTYMKRYQTTPGRMLLGEKLPRTHKVPYEIINRLLTKKDVGDVIDEVYRHTGQKETVLFADGIMTLGFQHAFKAGISFGMDDMIIPGAKEKLVDETREQVKDYEQQYQDGLITQQEKYNKVIDAWSRCGDQVAGAMMDEIKAVKKYEDGPMAGREKPINSIYMMAHSGARGSQAQIKQLAGMRGLMAKPSGEIIETPIISNFKEGLTVLEYFNSTHGARKGLADTALKTANSGYLTRRLVDVSQDCVIVESDCGTERSLEMKAIVQGGSTIASLGERILGRTTAEDIVDAKTDEVVIPSGTLLDEPMVAKIDGLGIQSVKIRSPLVCEAKIGVCGKCYGRDLARGTPVNIGEAVGVIAAQSIGEPGTQLTMRTFHIGGAAQLNEQSNLEAPADGKIEYRDLRIIEDSRGRKVCISRSGELAILDTEGRERAVHRIPYGATLIFNDGHVVEKGDRMAEWDPFTAPVITETGGTVKFQDLIENKTLTEQVDEATGITQRVVTEYRAPTRSKEDLRPRITLLDENSGEAARYMLQPGTVISVDDGATVQAGDVVARVARESAKTRDITGGLPRVAELFEARKPKENAIIAKVSGRVVFGKDYKAKRKIGIQPEDGGDLVEYLVPKSKVIDVQEGDYVKRGDNLIGGSPDPHDILEVLGIEALAEYLVSEIQEVYRLQGVKINDKHIEVIVRQMLQKVEITDGGDTTLLPGEQVDRDEMDAVNAKLAKNEQPAQGKPVLLGITKASLQTRSFISAASFQETTRVLTDAAVQGKQDALTGLKENVIVGRLIPAGTGAGMNRARIAANSRDAALRAQQRKLQEALIAAESAEQEHEAELAQDPVDATVTADALENVETSGDGSDEAAGEYLNKED from the coding sequence ATGAACGAACTGACCAATTTCGCGAACCCGGTGGCCAAGCCGGAAACCTTCGACCAGATCCAGATCGGCATCGCCAGCCCCGAGCGCATCCGGTCCTGGTCGTTCGGCGAGATCAAGAAGCCCGAGACGATCAACTACCGCACGTTCAAGCCCGAGCGTGACGGCCTGTTCTGCGCGCGCATTTTTGGTCCGATCAAGGATTACGAGTGCCTGTGCGGCAAGTACAAGCGCATGAAGTACAAGGGCATCGTCTGCGAAAAGTGCGGCGTGGAGGTCACCGTCTCCAAGGTCCGTCGTGAGCGGATGGGCCATATCGAGCTGGCCGCACCGGTCGCGCACATCTGGTTCCTGAAATCGCTGCCCAGCCGCATCGGCCTGCTGCTCGACATGCAGTTGAAGCAGCTCGAGCGCGTGCTGTATTTCGAAGCCTATATCGTGATCGAGCCCGGCCTGACGCCGCTCGAAAAGTTCCAGCTCCTCACCGAGGACGAACTGCTCGAAGCGCAGGACGAATATGGCGAAGACGCGTTTTCGGCCGGCATCGGCGCCGAGGCCGTCAAGCAGATGCTGATGGAACTCGACCTGGAGGCCGAGCGCGAGGATCTGCTCAAGGAACTGTCCGAGACGAAGTCCGAACTGAAGCCGAAGAAGATCATCAAGCGGCTGAAGGTCGTCGAGAGCTTCATCGAATCCGGCAACCGCCCGGAATGGATGATCCTCGACATCGTGCCGGTCATCCCGCCCGAGTTGCGCCCGCTCGTCCCGCTTGATGGCGGCCGCTTCGCGACGTCGGACCTGAACGACCTGTATCGCCGCGTCATCAACCGCAACAACCGTCTGAAGCGCCTCATGGAGCTGCGCGCGCCGGACATCATCGTCCGCAACGAAAAGCGCATGCTGCAGGAATCGGTCGATGCGCTGTTCGACAACGGTCGTCGCGGCCGCACCATCACCGGCGCCAACAAGCGTCCGCTGAAGTCGCTTTCCGACATGCTCAAGGGCAAGCAGGGCCGCTTCCGGCAGAACCTGCTCGGCAAGCGCGTCGACTATTCGGGTCGTTCGGTCATCGTGACCGGGCCTGAGCTGAAATTGCACCAGTGCGGCCTGCCCAAGAAGATGGCGCTCGAGCTGTTCAAGCCGTTCATCTATGCCCGGCTCGACGCCAAGGGTCTGTCCATGACCCTGAAGCAGGCGAAGAAGTGGGTCGAGAAGGAGCGCAAGGAAGTCTGGGACATCCTTGACGAAGTCATTCGCGAGCACCCGGTCCTCCTCAACCGCGCGCCGACGCTCCACCGCCTCGGCATCCAGGCGTTCGAACCGGTGCTGATCGAGGGCAAGGCGATCCAGCTTCACCCGCTGGTCTGCTCGGCGTTCAACGCCGATTTCGATGGCGACCAGATGGCCGTGCACGTACCGCTGAGCCTCGAGGCGCAGTTGGAAGCGCGCGTCCTGATGATGTCGACCAACAACATCCTTTCGCCGGCGAACGGCAAGCCGATCATCGTGCCGTCGCAGGATATGGTGCTGGGCCTCTATTACATCACGATGGAAAAGGAGGGTGAACCCGGCGAGGGCATGATCCTTTCCGACATCGCGGAGGTCCATCAGGCGCTCGATTCCGGCGCGGTGACGCTGCACTCGAAGATCACGGCACGCGTGCCGCAGACCGACGAGGACGGCAACACCTACATGAAGCGGTATCAGACCACGCCGGGCCGTATGCTGCTGGGCGAAAAGCTGCCCAGGACGCACAAGGTGCCCTACGAGATCATCAATCGCCTCCTCACCAAGAAGGATGTCGGCGACGTGATCGACGAGGTCTATCGCCACACCGGCCAGAAAGAGACCGTGCTGTTCGCCGACGGCATTATGACGCTTGGCTTCCAGCATGCGTTCAAGGCCGGCATCTCGTTCGGCATGGATGACATGATCATCCCCGGCGCCAAGGAAAAGCTGGTCGACGAGACCCGCGAGCAGGTGAAGGATTACGAGCAGCAATATCAGGACGGCCTGATCACGCAGCAGGAAAAGTACAACAAGGTGATCGACGCCTGGAGCCGCTGCGGCGATCAGGTGGCGGGCGCCATGATGGACGAGATCAAGGCGGTCAAGAAGTATGAGGACGGCCCGATGGCCGGCCGCGAGAAGCCGATCAATTCGATCTACATGATGGCGCACTCCGGTGCGCGTGGCAGCCAAGCGCAGATCAAGCAGCTTGCGGGCATGCGCGGCCTGATGGCCAAGCCGTCGGGCGAGATCATCGAGACGCCGATCATCTCGAACTTCAAGGAAGGCCTGACCGTCCTCGAATACTTCAACTCCACCCACGGCGCCCGCAAGGGTCTGGCCGACACCGCGCTCAAGACGGCGAATTCGGGCTATCTGACCCGCCGTCTGGTCGATGTCAGCCAGGACTGCGTCATCGTCGAGAGCGATTGCGGCACGGAACGTTCGCTGGAGATGAAGGCGATCGTCCAGGGCGGCAGCACCATCGCCTCGCTGGGTGAGCGTATTCTCGGCCGCACCACGGCGGAGGACATCGTCGATGCCAAGACCGACGAGGTCGTCATCCCGTCCGGCACCCTGCTGGACGAACCGATGGTGGCGAAGATCGACGGTCTGGGCATCCAGTCCGTGAAGATCCGCTCGCCGCTGGTGTGCGAAGCCAAGATCGGCGTCTGCGGCAAATGCTACGGCCGTGACCTTGCTCGCGGCACGCCGGTGAATATCGGCGAGGCGGTCGGCGTCATCGCGGCGCAGTCGATCGGCGAGCCGGGTACGCAGCTCACGATGCGGACCTTCCACATCGGCGGTGCGGCACAGCTCAACGAGCAGTCCAACCTCGAAGCGCCGGCCGACGGCAAGATCGAGTATCGCGATCTCCGCATCATCGAGGACTCGCGGGGCCGCAAGGTCTGCATCTCGCGCTCGGGCGAACTCGCCATCCTCGATACCGAGGGCCGCGAGCGGGCGGTGCATCGCATTCCCTATGGCGCCACGCTGATCTTCAACGACGGGCACGTCGTCGAAAAGGGCGACCGGATGGCCGAATGGGATCCGTTCACCGCGCCGGTCATCACCGAAACGGGCGGCACGGTGAAGTTCCAGGACCTCATCGAGAACAAGACGCTGACCGAGCAGGTCGACGAAGCGACGGGCATCACCCAGCGCGTCGTCACCGAATACCGCGCCCCGACGCGGTCCAAGGAAGACCTGCGGCCGCGCATCACGCTGCTCGACGAGAATTCGGGCGAGGCCGCACGCTATATGCTGCAGCCGGGCACGGTGATCTCGGTCGACGACGGTGCCACGGTGCAGGCCGGCGATGTCGTCGCGCGTGTCGCTCGCGAATCCGCGAAGACCCGCGACATCACCGGCGGTCTGCCGCGTGTCGCGGAGCTGTTCGAGGCGCGCAAGCCGAAGGAAAATGCGATCATCGCCAAGGTCTCGGGCCGCGTCGTGTTCGGCAAGGACTACAAGGCCAAGCGCAAGATCGGCATCCAGCCCGAGGATGGCGGCGATCTGGTCGAGTATCTGGTGCCCAAGTCGAAGGTGATCGACGTTCAGGAAGGCGACTACGTCAAGCGTGGCGACAACCTGATCGGTGGTTCGCCCGATCCGCACGACATTCTGGAAGTCCTCGGTATCGAGGCGCTGGCCGAATATCTGGTCAGCGAGATCCAGGAGGTTTACCGGTTGCAGGGCGTGAAGATCAACGACAAGCACATCGAGGTGATCGTTCGCCAGATGCTGCAGAAGGTCGAGATCACCGACGGCGGCGACACCACGCTGCTGCCGGGCGAGCAGGTCGATCGCGACGAAATGGATGCGGTCAACGCCAAGCTCGCCAAGAACGAGCAGCCCGCCCAGGGCAAGCCCGTTCTGCTGGGCATCACCAAGGCCAGCCTGCAGACGCGCAGCTTCATCTCGGCTGCGTCGTTCCAGGAAACCACCCGCGTCCTCACCGATGCGGCGGTTCAGGGCAAGCAGGACGCGCTGACCGGCTTGAAGGAAAACGTCATCGTCGGGCGGCTGATCCCGGCGGGAACCGGTGCGGGGATGAACCGCGCCCGTATCGCCGCCAACAGCCGCGATGCAGCGCTTCGCGCCCAGCAGCGCAAGCTGCAGGAAGCCCTGATCGCGGCCGAAAGCGCCGAACAGGAGCATGAGGCAGAACTGGCGCAGGACCCGGTCGATGCGACCGTGACCGCCGATGCGCTCGAAAATGTCGAAACGTCGGGCGACGGGTCCGACGAAGCCGCCGGCGAGTATCTGAACAAGGAGGACTGA
- the modB gene encoding molybdate ABC transporter permease subunit — protein MLSPAQWGIVGLSLKIAGVAILVTLPVAFAIAYLLARGRFPGKVLVDGIVHLPLVLPPVVTGWMLLLAFKPEGPLGAVVQAVMGGTVLFRWTGAAIAAAIMALPLMVRAIRLSIEGVDRKLESAARTLGAGPGRVFRTVTLPLSMPGVVAGAVLGFARALGEFGATITFVSNIPGETQTLPLAIYSRLQVPGSESEVLHLAAISVLLSLVALVASELLIRRGGRHLHVL, from the coding sequence ATGCTGTCGCCGGCGCAATGGGGGATCGTCGGGCTGTCGCTGAAGATCGCCGGCGTCGCGATCCTCGTCACGCTCCCGGTCGCATTCGCCATCGCCTATCTGCTGGCGCGCGGGCGGTTTCCGGGCAAGGTGCTGGTCGACGGCATCGTGCATCTGCCGCTCGTCCTGCCGCCGGTGGTGACGGGCTGGATGCTGTTGCTCGCGTTCAAGCCGGAAGGGCCGCTGGGCGCGGTCGTTCAGGCGGTGATGGGCGGCACCGTGCTGTTCCGCTGGACGGGCGCTGCCATCGCCGCGGCGATCATGGCGCTGCCGCTGATGGTCCGGGCGATCCGCCTGTCGATCGAGGGCGTCGACCGAAAGCTGGAAAGTGCTGCGCGAACGCTGGGGGCGGGGCCGGGACGGGTGTTCCGCACCGTCACCCTTCCGCTCAGCATGCCCGGTGTGGTGGCCGGCGCGGTGCTGGGCTTCGCCCGCGCGCTCGGCGAGTTCGGGGCCACTATCACTTTCGTGTCCAACATTCCCGGTGAAACCCAGACGCTGCCGCTTGCCATCTATTCCAGGCTCCAGGTGCCGGGGAGCGAAAGCGAGGTGCTGCACCTCGCCGCCATTTCGGTGCTGTTGTCGCTGGTTGCGCTGGTCGCCTCGGAACTGCTGATCCGGCGCGGCGGAAGGCACCTGCATGTCCTTTGA
- a CDS encoding alginate export family protein, with translation MPRRTLPLFLLFAVAATPALAQDKGGLTVEGSIRARYEALDGQFRPDAGEHDDALLIRSDVLAEYRTGGLRIGGELIDSRSYFEDHDSAIGTTEVNALEPVQAYIGADLSDRASVKLGRFTMALGSQRLVARARFRNTTNAFTGARFDWKSHDGLAATLFWTMPQRRLPDDGDGVGDNDVEWDEEGSARQFFGGDVRLSAAGGHVELYAYRLAEHDAPGFASRDRKLWTIGGRYLRKPSAGAFDYDVEAAWQSGTTRLSSHPDDRTDRSVDAALLHAGVGHSFGASWDPRVAVLFDYASGDGSGEGYGRFDSLFGSRKHDFGPTSLFGPVSRSNLISPALRVQAKPAARLSVDATARLLWLASATDSFAHSGVRDPSGASGRHAGTQIDAGIRYWLIPDRLSLDGGAALLAKGRFLKEAPAAPGTGDTHYAYISLTALL, from the coding sequence TTGCCACGCCGGACCCTTCCCCTGTTTCTCCTCTTCGCCGTCGCAGCGACGCCGGCCCTGGCGCAGGACAAGGGCGGCCTGACCGTCGAGGGAAGCATCCGGGCGCGGTACGAAGCGCTCGACGGCCAGTTCCGTCCGGACGCCGGCGAACACGACGACGCGCTGCTGATACGAAGCGATGTGCTGGCGGAATATCGCACCGGCGGTCTGCGCATCGGTGGCGAGCTGATCGATTCCCGCAGCTATTTCGAGGATCACGACAGCGCGATCGGCACGACGGAGGTAAATGCGCTGGAGCCCGTTCAGGCCTATATCGGCGCCGATCTGTCGGACCGGGCCAGCGTGAAGCTGGGGCGCTTCACCATGGCGCTGGGGTCGCAGCGGCTGGTCGCCCGTGCCCGTTTCCGCAATACCACGAACGCATTCACCGGCGCCCGTTTCGACTGGAAGTCCCACGACGGACTTGCCGCCACCCTGTTCTGGACGATGCCGCAGCGGCGGTTGCCCGACGACGGGGACGGTGTCGGCGACAATGATGTCGAATGGGACGAGGAAGGGTCCGCACGGCAATTCTTCGGCGGCGATGTCCGGCTTTCGGCGGCAGGGGGCCATGTCGAACTCTACGCCTATCGCCTGGCCGAACACGACGCGCCCGGATTCGCCAGCCGCGATCGCAAGCTCTGGACGATCGGCGGACGCTATTTGCGCAAGCCATCGGCCGGCGCTTTCGATTACGATGTGGAGGCGGCATGGCAGAGCGGCACCACCCGCCTTTCGTCGCATCCGGACGATCGCACCGACCGGAGTGTCGACGCCGCTCTACTGCATGCCGGGGTCGGACATAGCTTCGGTGCAAGCTGGGACCCGCGCGTGGCGGTGCTGTTCGACTATGCCAGCGGCGACGGCAGCGGCGAGGGATATGGCCGCTTCGACAGCCTGTTCGGATCGCGCAAGCACGATTTCGGACCGACGAGCCTGTTCGGTCCGGTCAGCCGGTCCAACCTGATCAGTCCCGCGCTGCGCGTGCAGGCGAAACCGGCGGCACGTCTGAGCGTCGATGCCACCGCGCGTCTCCTGTGGCTGGCAAGCGCCACCGACAGCTTCGCCCATAGCGGCGTGCGCGACCCCTCCGGCGCATCGGGCCGTCATGCCGGCACGCAGATCGATGCCGGTATCCGATACTGGCTGATACCGGACCGGCTGTCGCTGGACGGCGGTGCGGCCTTGCTCGCCAAGGGCCGCTTCCTGAAGGAAGCCCCCGCTGCGCCCGGTACCGGCGACACCCATTACGCCTATATTTCGCTGACCGCCTTGCTGTGA
- the modA gene encoding molybdate ABC transporter substrate-binding protein: protein MRKWIAALILALFVLVSGPATAARRGPLVLAAASLQESMNAAADAWAKQGHPRPVLSFAGSSALARQAAAGAPADLFVSADEAWMDYLEKRGRLMPGTRATFLANRLVLITPAHSRATVTLRKGAPLARMIGDGRIAMASYNAVPAGKYGKAALQSLGIWDAVRPKVAQADNVRAALALVERGATPFGITYATDARASDKVRIAGVFPASSHPPIRYPVARLKTSTNPDAEGFRRFLLSKRAAAIFRHYGFTPR, encoded by the coding sequence ATGCGCAAATGGATTGCAGCGCTGATTCTGGCGCTGTTCGTGCTGGTTTCCGGGCCGGCGACGGCCGCGCGGCGCGGTCCGCTGGTCCTTGCGGCGGCGAGCCTGCAGGAATCGATGAACGCGGCCGCCGATGCCTGGGCGAAGCAGGGCCATCCCCGTCCGGTGCTCTCGTTCGCGGGCAGCTCCGCACTCGCGCGGCAGGCCGCCGCGGGGGCTCCGGCCGACCTGTTCGTGTCGGCGGATGAGGCGTGGATGGACTATCTGGAGAAGCGCGGCCGGCTGATGCCCGGCACCCGCGCGACATTCCTCGCCAACCGGCTGGTGTTGATCACGCCCGCGCATTCCCGCGCGACGGTGACGTTGCGCAAGGGAGCGCCGCTTGCCCGGATGATCGGCGACGGCAGGATCGCCATGGCGAGCTACAATGCCGTGCCGGCGGGAAAATACGGCAAGGCGGCGCTGCAGAGCCTGGGTATCTGGGATGCGGTGCGGCCCAAGGTCGCCCAGGCCGACAATGTGCGTGCGGCGCTCGCGCTGGTGGAACGCGGGGCCACGCCGTTCGGTATCACCTATGCCACCGATGCCAGGGCATCGGACAAGGTCCGCATCGCCGGCGTGTTTCCGGCGTCGAGCCATCCGCCGATCCGCTATCCGGTCGCGCGGTTGAAGACATCGACCAACCCGGATGCGGAAGGGTTCCGCCGCTTTCTGCTGTCGAAGCGGGCGGCTGCGATCTTCCGGCATTACGGCTTCACCCCGCGCTGA
- a CDS encoding SCO family protein, producing MSSLRFPAISTLRRRAVLTACIGAAVLLSACGTGGGGWHHTDVSGNTPDLAFRLTRASDGRTVTERDYRGKVVLVYFGYTYCPDVCPLTLSNLAQALNRIDGAEDRVRVLFITVDPERDTRETLRQYTANFGPEFAGLRGSDNALARVAKRYRVAYSADPAPNPADYVVTHSSAVYAFDEKGEARLLLTGLSDGDADIDPVVADLKKLMAGQD from the coding sequence ATGTCGAGCCTGCGCTTTCCCGCAATATCCACGCTCCGCCGCCGGGCCGTCCTGACCGCCTGCATCGGCGCGGCTGTGCTGCTTTCGGCATGTGGCACGGGCGGCGGCGGGTGGCACCATACCGACGTCAGCGGCAACACCCCCGACCTCGCCTTCCGCCTGACCCGCGCAAGCGACGGCAGGACCGTCACCGAACGGGATTATCGCGGCAAGGTCGTGCTGGTCTATTTCGGCTACACCTATTGCCCCGATGTCTGCCCACTCACCCTATCCAACCTCGCCCAGGCCCTGAATCGCATCGATGGCGCCGAAGACCGGGTGCGCGTGCTGTTTATCACGGTGGACCCGGAACGCGATACGCGCGAGACGCTGCGGCAATATACCGCCAATTTCGGCCCCGAGTTCGCCGGCCTGCGCGGCAGCGACAACGCGCTGGCACGGGTCGCGAAGCGATATCGCGTCGCATATTCGGCCGATCCGGCGCCGAACCCGGCCGACTATGTCGTAACCCACTCCTCGGCGGTCTATGCCTTCGACGAAAAAGGCGAGGCCCGCCTGTTGCTCACCGGCTTGTCTGACGGCGATGCCGATATCGACCCCGTAGTTGCCGATCTGAAAAAGCTGATGGCGGGCCAGGACTGA
- a CDS encoding glycoside hydrolase family 3 N-terminal domain-containing protein, whose product MTVSRRRFAGSLGLLASFTVLPPIARAQAEQARRRDKVESIIAGMSLEEKALQLCVIGDDHPKFEEYVRAGLGGTNGIITVGAIPGIHLESFTRKTQQLATQSPSKVPIWYCGDTAHGFTTEYPVPLALAATWNPELVRQVHRSAATEATAHGVTWTFSPMLDIARDPRWGRMTEGAGEDPYLGSVMAVAQVRGFQGDDLSAPDTMLATAKHFAGYGGVQAGRDYNSVNIPEREFRDIYLPPFKAACDAGIGSVMAAFNTLDGVPVTSSRELLTGVLRERWGWDGVIVSDYDAVLELVTHGVAADPADAAAQALRAGVDVDLHSGTYAAELPGLVRSGRLKEAEVDSAVRRVLTAKAKLGLLDDPFRYGNARLSNQQPWKAAHREQAREAARQAMVLLKNDGVLPLARSGAIAVIGPLADDQRNMLGTMPALGRSENVVTMLDGLRRVAGERVTVRHAMGVPVKGDEGADIAGAVALAEQCDVTVLVLGESDDMIGEGDSRASIDLPGRQLELARAVIATGKPVVAVFSSGRALDLSWLDENANAIVDIWVPGEQGGTALADLLFGDANFSGKLPVTFPRALGQVPISYDHLPTGRPGAIDEVYTSRYVDLVNAPLYPFGHGLSYTSFDYGAPRLSGETLSPGGTLRVTTRVENTGRRAGATVAQLYVHDRLASVSRPVRRLKGFERVELAPGEAREVTFTLTPDDLAFMRRDRTWGTEPGDYDIYIGDSSNAEATARFRLSGPS is encoded by the coding sequence ATGACTGTCAGCCGCCGCCGCTTCGCTGGGTCGCTCGGGCTGCTCGCCAGCTTTACCGTTCTGCCGCCGATCGCGCGCGCACAAGCCGAGCAGGCGCGCCGCCGCGACAAGGTCGAATCGATCATCGCGGGGATGTCGCTGGAGGAAAAGGCGCTGCAGCTTTGCGTGATCGGCGACGACCATCCGAAGTTCGAGGAATATGTCCGCGCCGGGCTGGGCGGGACCAACGGGATCATCACCGTCGGCGCCATTCCGGGCATTCACCTCGAAAGCTTTACGCGCAAGACGCAGCAGCTCGCCACCCAATCGCCGTCGAAGGTGCCGATCTGGTATTGCGGCGATACCGCGCACGGGTTCACCACCGAATATCCGGTGCCGCTGGCGCTCGCCGCGACGTGGAATCCCGAACTCGTCCGGCAGGTGCATCGCTCGGCCGCGACGGAGGCGACCGCCCACGGCGTGACCTGGACGTTCAGCCCGATGCTCGACATCGCGCGCGATCCGCGCTGGGGGCGCATGACGGAAGGCGCGGGCGAGGACCCCTATCTGGGCAGCGTGATGGCGGTGGCGCAGGTGCGCGGTTTCCAGGGCGACGACCTGTCCGCGCCCGACACGATGCTGGCGACCGCCAAGCATTTCGCCGGCTATGGCGGCGTGCAGGCGGGACGCGACTATAACAGCGTCAACATTCCCGAGCGGGAGTTCCGCGATATTTATCTGCCGCCGTTCAAGGCGGCATGCGACGCGGGCATCGGATCGGTCATGGCCGCGTTCAACACGCTCGACGGCGTACCGGTCACGTCGAGCCGGGAATTGCTAACGGGCGTGCTGCGCGAACGATGGGGATGGGACGGGGTGATCGTATCCGATTACGACGCCGTCCTCGAACTGGTGACGCACGGCGTCGCCGCCGATCCCGCCGACGCCGCCGCGCAGGCGCTTCGCGCCGGCGTCGACGTCGATCTGCACAGCGGCACCTACGCCGCCGAGCTGCCCGGACTGGTCCGCAGCGGGCGCCTGAAGGAAGCCGAGGTCGACTCCGCGGTGCGCCGGGTGCTGACGGCCAAGGCCAAGCTCGGCCTGCTCGACGACCCCTTCCGCTATGGTAATGCGCGCCTGTCCAATCAGCAGCCGTGGAAGGCGGCGCACCGCGAACAGGCGCGCGAGGCGGCGCGACAGGCGATGGTGCTGCTGAAGAACGATGGTGTGCTGCCGCTCGCGCGCAGCGGCGCGATCGCCGTGATCGGCCCGCTTGCCGATGATCAGCGGAACATGCTGGGCACGATGCCGGCGCTGGGCCGCAGCGAGAATGTCGTGACGATGCTGGACGGCCTGCGCCGGGTGGCCGGCGAGCGCGTGACCGTGCGCCATGCCATGGGCGTGCCGGTGAAAGGCGACGAGGGCGCCGATATCGCGGGCGCGGTGGCGCTGGCCGAGCAGTGCGACGTCACGGTGCTGGTGCTGGGCGAAAGCGACGACATGATCGGCGAGGGCGACAGCCGCGCGTCGATCGACCTGCCGGGCCGCCAACTGGAGCTTGCCAGGGCGGTGATCGCCACCGGCAAGCCGGTCGTCGCGGTGTTTTCGAGCGGGCGCGCGCTCGATCTGTCCTGGCTCGATGAGAACGCGAATGCCATTGTCGACATCTGGGTGCCGGGCGAACAGGGCGGCACTGCCCTGGCCGATCTGTTGTTCGGCGACGCCAATTTCTCGGGCAAGCTGCCCGTCACCTTTCCCCGCGCATTGGGGCAGGTGCCGATCTCCTACGATCACCTTCCGACCGGGCGACCGGGGGCGATCGACGAGGTCTATACGAGCCGCTACGTCGATCTGGTCAATGCGCCGCTCTACCCCTTCGGCCACGGGCTCAGCTATACCAGCTTCGATTATGGCGCTCCGCGGCTGTCGGGCGAAACGCTGTCGCCCGGCGGGACGTTGCGGGTCACGACGCGGGTCGAGAACACCGGCAGGCGCGCCGGCGCCACGGTGGCGCAACTCTATGTCCATGATCGCCTGGCGAGCGTCAGCCGCCCGGTGCGGCGCCTGAAGGGTTTCGAGCGCGTCGAGCTGGCGCCGGGCGAGGCGCGCGAGGTGACGTTCACGCTGACACCGGACGACCTTGCCTTCATGCGGCGCGACCGGACCTGGGGGACGGAGCCGGGCGATTACGACATCTATATCGGCGACAGTTCGAATGCGGAGGCGACGGCGCGGTTCCGCCTGTCCGGTCCCAGCTAG
- a CDS encoding ATP-binding cassette domain-containing protein — MSFDVDVAVRRGEAEIACRFTAGEGLTVLFGPSGIGKTSVLTMIAGLLRPRSGRIAVAGRTLFDGETGVDVPVEQRRVGYVFQEPRLFPHMSVRRNLYYGAGRRGEGGGAISDDTLIEVLGIGHLLDRAPHTLSGGEARRVAIGRAMLSNPAFLLLDEPLSSLDRARREEIMVVIERMRDQLDMPMLMVTHDHEEAERLATRIVGM; from the coding sequence ATGTCCTTTGACGTCGACGTCGCCGTGCGCCGCGGCGAGGCGGAGATCGCCTGCCGCTTTACCGCTGGCGAAGGGCTGACCGTGCTGTTCGGGCCGTCGGGCATCGGCAAGACATCGGTGCTGACGATGATCGCCGGCCTGTTGCGCCCCCGTAGCGGCCGCATCGCCGTTGCCGGTCGCACGCTGTTCGACGGGGAGACGGGTGTCGATGTGCCGGTCGAGCAGCGCCGCGTCGGCTATGTCTTTCAGGAACCGCGGCTGTTTCCGCACATGTCCGTCCGCCGCAACCTGTATTACGGCGCCGGCCGCCGGGGGGAGGGTGGCGGCGCGATATCCGACGATACGCTGATCGAGGTGCTGGGCATCGGCCATCTGCTCGACCGGGCGCCGCATACCCTATCGGGCGGCGAGGCGCGGCGCGTGGCGATCGGCCGGGCGATGCTGTCCAATCCCGCCTTCCTGTTGCTCGACGAGCCGCTATCCTCGCTGGACCGCGCGCGCCGGGAAGAGATCATGGTCGTGATCGAGCGGATGCGCGACCAACTGGACATGCCCATGCTGATGGTGACGCACGATCACGAAGAGGCCGAACGTCTGGCGACGCGCATCGTCGGGATGTGA
- a CDS encoding phasin family protein — translation MAEKKTTADSATDTASDAANRMRDTGNAMMDQGSRLSMRMLDQAEQNTQEAFRAMREAAKAKDLSEVMRIQSDFIREQGSRSVSQAREIGEMIADFGRTTISQMTGRK, via the coding sequence ATGGCCGAGAAGAAGACGACCGCCGACAGCGCGACCGACACCGCCAGCGACGCCGCGAACCGCATGCGGGACACCGGCAACGCGATGATGGACCAGGGATCGCGCCTCAGCATGCGGATGCTCGATCAGGCGGAACAGAACACGCAGGAGGCCTTCCGCGCCATGCGCGAGGCGGCAAAGGCGAAGGATCTGAGCGAGGTGATGCGCATCCAGTCCGATTTCATTCGCGAACAGGGCAGCCGATCGGTCAGCCAGGCGCGCGAGATCGGGGAGATGATCGCCGATTTCGGCCGAACCACCATCAGCCAGATGACAGGCCGGAAATAA